A section of the Trachemys scripta elegans isolate TJP31775 chromosome 10, CAS_Tse_1.0, whole genome shotgun sequence genome encodes:
- the LOC117883562 gene encoding cell death-inducing p53-target protein 1-like, whose product MPCEKREVMIPMTVFETNSEPYAPKEDCCCPSAPPYSCHESSTPAETIYVVSQPPIIVAGIFTSKPAGTICPSCRQPITTEIVYRMGRLAFLLSAAMCCMGCNMGCCLIPLFMKRFKDVDHYCPCCRFHIYRYNRL is encoded by the exons ATGCCTTGCGAGAAGAGAGAGGTAATGATTCCTATGACCGTGTTTGAAACTAACTCAGAGCCCTATGCACCAAAAG AGGATTGTTGTTGCCCTTCTGCCCCGCCATATTCATGCCACGAATCATCAACCCCTGCTG AAACAATCTATGTGGTGTCTCAGCCTCCAATCATTGTAGCAGGAATCTTTACAAGCAAGCCAGCAGGAACAATATGTCCAAGCTGTCGCCAACCCATTACCACAGAGATTGTCTACAGAATGGGTAGACTGGCTTTCCTCCTAAGCGCCGCCATGTGTTGTATGGG GTGCAATATGGGATGCTGCCTTATCCCTCTCTTCATGAAAAGGTTCAAGGACGTAGACCATTATTGCCCATGCTGCCGGTTTCATATCTACAGATACAATAGGCTATAG